In the Pirellulales bacterium genome, CGATGCATCGCGCAGTCCAGGTCCTCGGGACGGGCGACAGGGCAAGAACTAGACCCATTTGCCGCCGAACGTCGTTAACAAACACAATCGGCCCTCAGGCCGAAATCGGCTAACCACGACTATGCCACAAACGCTGGCCTAATTTCTAGAGGAAAAAAGAGAAGTTAGTAGTCGGTAGCTAGTAGTCGGAACGAAGAGCGGCGCGGGCGCCGCGAAAGAGTTACTGACTACCGACTACCAGTTACTAGCTACTGCTCCGAGGTAGGGTGCGTCCGTGACGCACCGTCTTTCATTCTTCGTATTTCATCCGCGAAAACCTGCGTCATCTGCGGATCGAAATGTCTTCGATGGCAGTTGGTGCGCCGACAAAGCAATTCGGTGCGTCGCGGACGCACCCTACGAAAGACGCACGCCGGCACGAAATGCGTACGCCGTGAGCTGGCGAAGAAAGAACCCTCGCTGGCGCTTCGGGCTAGTGTTTGCCCCTATTCACTGCTCACTGCCTGCTGCTCTCTGCCGACTTCCTACGGCATGGGGCCGTGGATGACGGCACTCGCTTGTTCGAGATTGGCGCGGGCTGCGGCGTTGTCGGGTTGGATTCTCAGAACTTGCTCGAAGTAGGGGATCGCCCGTGCGGGGGCGCCCATCTTGAAATACACCGCGCCCAGGTTCTGGAGTGCTTCGACGTAGCCGGGTTGCAGGCGGACGGCTTCTTCATAATGTTGCGCCGCTGCCGGCAACTGGTCGCGACCGACCAGCGCATTGGCCAGGTCGAAATGGATGTCGGCCAAATGCGGATTCGTGTGCAAGGCGGCGCTGAACTCTTCGATCGCTTCGTCCGTGTGGCCGGTGACGATCAGGGCCCGGGCCAGATTCTTGCGGGCCTCGATCCGCTCCGGATCGATTTGCAGCGTATCGCGCAAGTGGGCAATCGCTTCGTCGATTTGTGCCGACGGTGAACCGCGACGCAAAGCATCGTTGAACAGAAAGACGCCGATGTTGTTGTGAACGTTCGGCTCGCTGGGGTTCAGACGGAGAGCCTCGCGCGCCAGATCGAGCGCTTCGTTATGGCGTCCGAGCGAATCGACATGCGAGGAAAGATTCGCATAAGCGGCCCAGCCCGACGGGTTCTTAATGATCGTGTCACGATAGAGCGTATCCAGATCGTGGTAGATGAACGTCTGACGATAGGATAGCACCGCGAGAACGAACAGCAGACCTGTGGCACCGACGGTGGCGAAATTCCGGCCGGCCGGCGCGAGCCGCTCGAAGAGTATTGCAAAGCCAGCGGCGGCCAGCGCGATGAGCGCCACGCTGGCGTGATATTGAAAATGGTCCGAGACTTGCGCGAAGCGCATGTAGTAAATGTTGAAGAAGCCCAGCATGGGGAGCATCACGCCGGCGTAGATCAGTGCGGCCGCGGCTGGGCCACGACCGAGACGCGCGCGCCCCGCTAACAGTCCCAAAGGCGCGACAATTGCTGCCAGCGGAAACAGATATTGCCACCAGACGTACGTGTCCAAGGCAAAGCGCGGATAGAAAAACGCCAGCGGCGCGGGCCAGACCAGCTTTTCGACATAAAACCACAAGGAGCGGCCGGCCAGCAGCAGCCGGGCAGTTGGCGAAAGATTCCATTCTTCGCCGTAGGCGCCGACGTGGTCGGTCTCCATGTACTTCGTCACGAGCCCCATGACGACCGAGAGGGCGAAGAAGGGGACCAGTGCAAGCACAACCTTGGGCGAGACGGTTCCGCGTTTCCACCAGTAGATCACCAGCAGCACGGCCGGCAGCGTGACGACCACGGTTTTGGCGAACAGCGCCAGCGCAAACAGCGCGAAGGCCGCCGCATACCAGGCGCAACGCCGCGCGGTTGGCGTTTGCTCTGATTGCAGCGGCGCAAGCGGGGCAAAGCGAAAATAGGCCAGCATCGACAGTAGCGCTAGCGACAGGCTGAGCACGTTCTTGCGCTCGGTGACCCAGGCGACCGATTCGACTTCGACCGGATGGACGGCGAAGATCGCCGCCGCGAACCACGCACCGGGTACCTTGAGACGCACGAGTAATCGCCACACGAGCAGCGCCGCCACGGCGTGCAGCGAGATATTGACCAGGTGATAGCCGAGCGGTTGCAAGCCCCAGAGTTGGTACTCAACCCAATAGGTCGTGTACATCAAGGGGTAATACTGCTGGATCGACCGCGGCACGAGCCACATTTGCCGCAGCCCATCCACAGAGCGGAGCGTGGTGTTGTCGATGACGTTGGCTTCGTCATCCCAAATGAAGCCGGCGTGCCAGACGGGGGCATAGGTGGCGACGATCATCAGGACGATCGCGCCGGCGCCGAGCAGAGTCTGCCAGGGGGCGCGGCGCGGTGACGTGGCAGCGCGCGCTTCGTCTGTTAGCGGCGCTGCTGTGAAAGCCGTAACACGATCAACCATTCGTGCCGCCAAGATAAGCGTTTTCGTGTGCCTTGCGCGGCCAACAAGTCGTGCCGTGTCGGAGGGTGTGCGTCAAAGAAGCCGCGCACGAAGCGAACCTCTACTTCTTTATCTGATCACGATAGGGCTTGCCAGCCGTGTAGAGTTCAAGACGTTCGCGTCCAACTTGCTTTTCCGTTTCTTCCGTTGCCAATTCGAGCGCCTTGCTTTCCCACTGGACGGCGTTTTCAAAGTCTCCCTTTTCAGCATAGGCTGCGGCTAGGATGTCGAGGTCATAAAACCCCTTCCACCCGGTTAGCTCGCACGATTTTGTCGCCATGAGTATGGCTTCATCGCCGTTGCGAAATTGGGGGTCGGGGCATGTCGCCCGCAGCCAGGCAAGACGGCGGAAGCAAGACGAGTGTGTTGGATCAATCCTGATGCCTTGGGCGTAGTCCTCGAGCGCCTTGTCAAATTCGCCCTTGGTCGACCGGACTAATCCGCGATTGTTGTAGGCCAGGGCGTCTGTGGGATCAATTTCGATCGCCAGCGAATAATCAGCGACGGCCTTGTCGAATTCGTTCTTCTTGCACCACACATGGGCGCGCCCGACGATCGCCCGGGCAAACTGCGGATCGATCCTGACAGCTTCGGTATAGTCCTCGATCGCGGCCTCGAGATCTTTGTTCACGTTGCGGGCCACTCCACGATCGTAGAAGGCCGTCGCGCGATTGAAGTAAGCATGGATGAGCGTCGGATCGAACCGGATGACCTCCGTGTAGTCCTTGATCGCAGCGTCGTAGTCCCCTTTTTCGCCGAACGCCCAGCCGCGAGTACCGTAGGCACTGACGCGCTTGGGATCGAGCTTGATGGCTTCGGTGTAGTCCCGGATGGCATTGTCGAGCTGGCGATTTTTGCACCAGGCATCTCCGCGAATGCGGTAGGCGGCAGCATTATTGGGTTCGAGATTGATCGCCGATGTGCAGTCGCGAATTGCCGCGTCATGGTCGCCGCGTTTTTCGAATTCGAGTCCGCGATTGAAGTACGCCTTGGCATACCTTGAATCGATTTTCAGGGCGGTGGTGTAATCGTCAATGGCACGGTCCTGGTCTTTCTTTGCGACCCAGGCCAGCCCGCGATTGTTGTAGGCTCGCGCATCGTCAGGGGCGAGCCGGATCGCCTCGTTGTAGTCCTGGATGGCCTTTTCGACGTCCCCCTTGGTTTCCCAGGCGCACCCGCGATTGACGTAGGCATGCGCGTAGGTCGGATCGATTCTAATAGCCTCGGTGTAGTCAGCGATTGCTTGATCCGCGTTTCCCTTGTCATCCCAGGCAATGCCGCGATCGAAGTACGGTATCGCGTCCGAGCGGTCGGCCGCGGCTCGTTGGCTGAAATCCTGGAAGCCATTGAACAGCTCGCCGAAGCTATTCCGGGCAACTCCACGGTTGGAATAAGAGCGGTGGTCCTCTCGGTTAATTCTGATGGCCTCGCCATAGTCTTCGATGGCATTGTCGTAGTCTCGGTTGGCCATGTGAGCCAAGCCGCGGACGATGTACGCGCTGCCAAACTGTGGATCGAGCGAGATAGCCTTGGTTGCGTCCTTGATGGCTTCGTCGGGCGCGCCTTGGGCAAAGCTGGCGCTCCCGCGAATTACATAAGGCGCCGCGCACTTCGGGTCGAGCTTGATTGCCTGAGTGCAATCCTTGGTGGCCTTGCCGAATTCACGTTTCGTGAAATGGGCGGCCGCACGACCGACATACCCTGCCGCCGAATTCGCATCAAGGCGGATGCATTTCGAATAGTCTTCGATCGCCCTGTCGCAGTCCCACTTAGCCAACCACGTATGTCCACGATTCAGGTGCGACAGCGCATTTTTCGGATCGAGGCTGATAGCTTCGGAAAAGTCCCTGGAGGCTTTGACGATGTCGCCTTCTGTGAACCAGACATTTCCGCGCGCGTAGTACGCCTCGGCGAACTTGGGATCAAGCCCGATCGCTTGATCACAGTCTGCCAGCGCCTTCGGAAAATCTTCCTTGGCAAGCCAGACGATGGCCCGCTTCGCATATGCAGAGGGACTTGCGCGGCCGAGAAGTTTGCCGGAGACGTCGGCCAACGCCTGATCAGCCGTTTGGACGTCACGCTTATTCAGCCAGGCTCGCCCGACCCACAGCCAGTTGCCGTTTACGGCTTCGACCGTCGCTGGGAAGGGGACGAGGTTGATGTCGATTGCGCGGTTGCCGTCGTGCGCCTTTGCACCATCCTTCCAGAAGACTGTGTCACCGATCTGCGGATCAGTGGTGTAAGCAGTCGTCGAATTAGTGATCAAGAATAGCGCACAGGCGGCAGGAACTAATGCCCTCATGGATATCGCGCTCCGCATGCCAGCGTATGGTCCCGAGCGACGATATGATAGGCGAACTCGGCGGCCGTCCCCAAGGCCGAAAGGTTACAAGCGACGGCGTGGACTGCGCGCGTACCGTTGAAAAACTCCGCTGCCGACAATCAAAATTGCGACAGGCGACCTGCACCATACGGTTATCGATGATGAAATCCTACTGGGATTTTTCGATTGTACTTTGCGGCTTAGCGCTCGTGCCTGGGCTGGATGCGACGGCGCTTGGACAACAAGAACCGCGAGGGCAGGTCGAGAGTTCCAGCCGTCGGCCCGATTCGCAACCAGTGCCGGGGCCGGCTGCGTCTGAGAGTGCCGCGGGCGAGGTGCCGGTGGCGCCGGTCGTGAACGCGGTAGTGCGTCCCTGGATGGCCAAGAATCAGGCGCCGGGCGTGATCGTGGTAGTACGGCGCGAGGGGAAGACGCATTTCTTTCCGCTGGGAATGGCAGACGCGGCACGCGGTCGGCCCGTGACGGCAGATACGATCTTTGAGTTGGCCTCGGTGACGAAGGTCTTCACGACAACGTCGCTGGCAATGGAGGTCGAGGCCGGCCGCATGCGACTGAAAGATTCGGTGGCGCAGTACATACCTGCGCTGCGCGGCGGCGGAGACATTCGCGATGTCACGCTGGAAGAGCTGGCCACCCACACTTCCAGTTTGCCGCGCACGCCCGGCGTCAAGGAACCGCCGCAGGGCTGGAACAAGCAGCACGTGTTGCAGTGGGCCGCGCGGTGGCGCGCCCCGTACCCGCCGGGCACTAAGAGCCTGTATTCGAACGTGGCGCTGGGCATCCTGGGATTTGCGATTGCCGAGCGCGAAGAGCGGCCGCTGTTGGCTGTGTGGCGGGAGCAGTTTCTCGGCCCCTTGGGGATGCGGAACACGTTCTTCGAGATTCCGGCTGAAGCCCGACCGCTGGTCGCGCAGGGATACGGCCCACAAGGAAAGCCGGTGCCGCACGATCCGATTGGCGGTTGGCCGGGCGGGGGCCGGCTCTCGTCGTCGGGACGTGACATGGCGGAATTTCTGACGGCCAACATGAACGAGACGCGGAACGTGCCGGCGATCACCAGCGCCATGCAATTCGCACAGCGACCGTTCTTTGCCGCTTCCGAGAAAATGACGCAAGGACTTTGCTGGCAGCGCGTGCAGTTGCAGGGGCAATTGGTGATCGACAAGAACGGTGGGCTGACCGGCACCTCGACCTATATCGGGATGCTGCCTGAGCACCATACGGGCGTTGTAGTGATGGCGAATCGTGGCAAATGCCAGGCGACGGCCGTGGGGCGAAAACTTCTGATGGCCCTGATCGCGCGCGAGCATGACGAAGCCACGCCCGACGAGGAATAGCCCAGCACTGGGCGTTTTTCAGGCTGTAACACGCTTTTCGCTGTCATGTCACGTATGCCGCTCGGCATATTCGTGGGTATTGCCGGCAGCGACTAAAATTGGGGCCAAGAGCGAAGCTGTTCCCCACGCTGAGGGAAGGATCTTTGGCGCGGGAACGTAGGGTCGGTGCGTCGAGGCGGGCTAGAACGCAATTGTTTCGCGGGGAGGGGGCGTTTCAAGGATGCAGGCAATGCGCGGCGGAGCGTGGTGCGGCGTTATACTTCTCGTCTTGGTTGCAGGGCATCAGGCGATGTCTTGGTGTACCGGTTCGGGCACGGTAACAGGCAACGTTTCCGTGCGCTCCGGCGAACTTTCGAGTGCGGACGAGATACGCCGCCTGGAAGATAACGCCATGCTGGCGCGGGCGCTGGTCTATGTCGACACGCATCCGGTGAAGGCCGAGGCCGTCGATCCGCAGAAGACCGACGAACACAAGCAATGGCTGGCGGACGTCGAGCGCGAGCTGGCCCGGCATCGGGTGCCGGCGGTGCGACCCGGGACCGCCGTAACGCCATAGCATTCTGCGGGCCGCTCGACGCGCCTTTCTTCGCCGTACCGCGGCGGATCTGGGCCGCGATTCCCCGCGCGTGCTGCGCTCAATTGGCTTTCAGCTATCTGGAATCAAAAAAATGGCCGCCGAGTGCGTGGTTCTCGGCGGCCTGGTGCGTCGGAAAGATCGCATGCGAAGCGATCGACGGCCGACGCTCGACACAGTTTTGTGAGATGCGCGTTGAAAATAAACGCGGCTTTGAACAAGCTCGCAGACGGGGCTCGTGGCAAGTTCGGCCCCGCAGAAGCAAACTTAGGGCAGGCGAACGAGCGTCGCAATATGCCAATCGGCGGTCTAGAGAAGTGCCATTATTGGCTAAGTAAACGAAAGTGTAAGGTTCGCGTCAGCATGAGGCTGCGAAACGAACTCCGAGCCTGTGGATGACATGACCCACGCAGCAATCCATTTGCTTGCCGGGAGCGAACAACGCGTCAGACGCTGAACGGCAGCGCATCGACGCGACGCGGAATGCGCGCGTAAGCTGCCTGAAGATTGCGGGGCGTTGAGAACGCGGGGCGAAACGTCTAACCGTCGACGGTTGGGACGCCCAGGAATCGACCGCCGCTGATATACCATCCCTCGCCGCACGATTGGCACCAGAAGATTCGCGTCGGCACGTTCATCACGCAGCCGCGGGCCGACGAAATGCGAATGTCGACCACGCCCGTCGGTATCTCGGTGGTGTGCAACAGCCCGATGCCGCTGGCCGAAATGTCACGACTGAACGCTCCATACTGTTCGCCATGCGTGCCGACAATCGACACGGCGCGAAAGAACGGATAGCGAATGCCCCAGCGGTCGTCGCGCTGATCATTGGCGCGGGCCTCGACCAACAAGGGATGCAGGGCGTTCCCGAAGGACCGTAGTTCTTGAATTTCGAAAGGCATGTTCGGATTCCGCCAAGTAAACGAAGCCGTCGAAGACATCGTCAAAAATCTAGCTCACGCCAAGGTGCCGGCAGGGCGTGGGACCTATCGAATCGGCGGTAAAACCCTCGTTTTTGCCGAAAACCCTCGTGTTGCTGGAAGCCGGCGCTGCGGGCTATAGCGATGCCGACCGTTGAAAACGTCGAGGAAAAAGGTGGCATTTGCCGGCCGCGCAGCTGAGCGTTACGGTGTCGCGGTCGTAGATCAGGCCTAACAGGGAAGTGGTGAACGAGCGCGACAAAACGCCATTACTTGGTTAAAATGCCTGCGGATGTGAAGTCTGCGATTGATCGTCGCGCTGCACCGGGACGGGCTTCACCGACTGGGGCTGCGGCGCATTTAACTTGGAACACTAGATGCTGGCTCAACTTCGCGGTGCCTTTACGGGCGTGGCCTTTTTATTGCTGTCGGGGGTGACCCTGTTTGCAGCGGCGCAGGCGTTTTCGATCGGGCTGCCGTCGGCTTTGCCGTCGCACACTTCGGCAATGATCGCGGCGCTGGCGTCGCAAGACATGTCGCGCGACTCGAAGTCGGACAAGGTCAAGATGGGGGATCGCGTGCAGCGCGAGCTATCGGAAGAGGTTGACTGGCCGGCCGAGCTGGCCGCACTGAAGGAACCGCAACGACAGCGGCTGGTCGAAAACGTCACCGAGCTGGCGATCGCCTCGTTCGATAACAAGGTGGAACGCTTTCATCAAAGGCGCGAGCAGGATCGGCCTAAGTTCGTCGGTAAACAGATCGACGAGATCGTCCACTGGGCCGTCGTGCTGGACCGGGTTTCGCGGACCGAGGGAGAACCGCTGATCGGGCCCGCGGCGCTTGCCGGGCTGATGGCGCGTATCAAGCAGTGGTATGCCAGCGCCACGCCTGACGAACTGGCCCGCCTGCAAGCTTTTCAAAAGGCAGTGGCCGACGAGTTGCCCAAGCGGCTGATGCGCCGCATGCGCCCTGGCGAGAACTGAGGCGCGGCGTGACCGAGTTAGGGTGATTGCGTGTACCCGCGCGCCGGGCTGTTCCCTGTAACACGCCTAGCCCGGCCTTCGGCGGGCGGCGGTTCAAAACAGCACCGCCAGACGGGCTTTTCTTCCCTATCCGCAAGGCGCATGCGGTGTCTTCACGTACTTGCTCGGCGCGAAGGCAATTAGGTGTGGCGCTCGCGCGTTTGTTACATGTCCGTCGCTCTGACGGATGCGCTCTGAACCTCGACATGCCTGCGCGGGTTGCATCCCATTAGGCGACGCGGGATCGCGCATTTGCGCGTCTTTAACTTTGCATAGTCCTCGCCCATTCGTTGCTCAAGGAATCGGCATTCGCCCGCGCGCCGCGCATTTCAAATTTGTAATTGAGGGTGCAAGTGGATGGGGCGTAAGCGGTTGGGTTAGCTAGCGCAGGCCCTCGATCGTGCTGGCACATGGCTTGCGGCCGTCGGCGCGATGCGGAAGCAGTGTCCCCTATTTCGTCCTTCTTCGAGGCGTACGTTCCATGGAAACCAGATTGTCTGCGCTAGTGCTATGTCTTGTGTTATTGGCTCCCTCGATCGCGCTTATGCCTGTGGCAGCTCATGCCCAGGATGCGGCGCCGGCAGCTGAAGCGCCCCCCGCCGACGCGGCGGCGGCACCTGCCCCTAATTTGCCCCCCTACTTCACGGCGATCACGCCTCCTGATGCGGAGGGGAAAGAGCAGGCTCCTTTCTGGCCCGATGCTGGGGGCGGAAAGTCAGGGTCTTGGGCTGTGCCGTCGGGCGATACCGCCGGTGGAGGTGACGTCCCCGAAAAGCTGACGATTCCGGATATCTACGATCGGGTGGCCCATAACCTGTACTCGATCAACATGGTCTGGATGCTTCTCGCCGGCTTCCTGGTGATGTTCATGCAGGCCGGTTTCATGCTTGTCGAGACTGGTTTGTGCCGCGCTAAGAATGCGGGCCATACGTCGGCAATGAACTTGCTAGTTTACCCGTTGGGATGCATCACGTTTTGGGCTTACGGATTCGCGATCGGTTGGGGCAATTGGTACAACGCCCCGGTTGCTCCGGGTTGGTACTCGCCGCTAGGGCCGGGTACCTCGGTTCTGAACGGTGGCATTGGCATCGAAGAAGATTCGGCCACGCCGGGCATCTACAAGTACGGCCTGCTCGGCACGAAGGGCTTCTTCCTGCACGGCATGGACGATACGGCCGTGATGGCGTTGTTCTTCTTCATGATGGTGTTTATGGACACCACGGCCACGATCCCCACGGGGGCGATGGCTGAACGTTGGGCGTGGAAAAACTTCTGCCTATTCGGACTTTGGGTGGCCTTACCTTACTGCATCTACGCGAACTGGGTCTGGGGCGGCGGTTGGCTCGCGCAGTCCGGCAAGAATTGGGGCTTGGGTCACGGAGCCGTCGACTTTGCCGGTTCGGGCGTTGTGCATGCGATGGGAGGCATCATAGCGCTGGCGGGGGCCATGGTTATCGGACCGCGGATCGGAAAGTACATCAACGGCAAGCCGCAGGCCATGCCCGCGCATCATATTCCGATGGTCGTTTGCGGAACGTTTATTCTGGCGTTCGGCTGGTTCGGGTTTAATCCTGGATCGACGCTGGCTGGCACGGACCTTCGTATCAGTATTGTCGTGGTCAACACGATGTTGGCTGGTGTGGCAGGCTGCCTCGCGTCGATGCTCACGATGCAACTTCAGGGGATGAAGCCAGATCCCTCAATGATGTGCAACGGCATGCTGGCCGGCCTTGTGGCGATCACGGCGCCCTGTGCGTTCGTCGATAGTTGGGCAGCCGTCGTGATCGGCGGACTGGCTGGCATCATTGTCGTGTTCAGTGTCTTCTTCTGGGATAAACGGGGCATTGACGACCCGGTCGGCGCCATAAGCGTACACGGCGTCAACGGTATATGGGGTTTGATTTCGCTCGGTATTTTCGCCAACGGCAAGTACGGTGGCGGCTGGAATGGCGTCGTCCGAGAGAAGTTCACCGAGAACGGAATGGATGGCGTCCGTGGAGCACTTTTCGGAGATGTATCGCAGCTGTGGGCCCAATTGCTGGATGCCGCCGTTGTGGCTGTCTTCGGATTTATCATGGCGTATGCCTGGTTCAAGATCAGCAACCTGATTACGCCGATCCGTGTTCCCGCCGAAGTCGAGTTGGAAGGGCTGGACGTGCCTGAAATGGGTGCGCACGGCTATCCCGACTTCTCGCTGACCTCGCACGGTACGACTTCCTAGCAGAAACCTCGCGATCTGCTTGGCTCAAAGAGATTTCTGGCTTCCGCCTAGCCAGAAGGACGGCCCGCGCTTGGGCGGGCGGTGCAAACCGCTCGTCCAAGACGGGTTTCATCCGTTGATGGTCGGCATTACATCAAGCTTGAGAGGCTCTAGATCGAGGCGCTGTGCCGGCCGAGATTGCGCCGAGCGTCGTTGACCTGTTCGTGAACTAGATGCACAAGGGCTCGCACCCGGTCGAGTGATAGAGGGCCGGTGCGTTCTTTCGCGCACGCAGCGCCGCGGACGGCGACGTAATCGGGCGCACAGGGGAGCAGTGTCGTGATGGCCTGCACGTCGAGCGACCCGGCGAGCACGGCTAGCATTCCCAGTTCTTGCACGCGTGCGACGTGCTGACGGCATTCCGCGAGACTCCACAGGTCGAGCAATCCGCCTGAGTCTTTGCGCCAGGTGTCAACCAGGATGGCGCGGCAGCCTGAGCGCGCAGCGACTTGCAAAACCTCGGCCGGCGGCGGCGCCTGGGCCCGGTCTGTGTCGGCATAGATCACGGCCACGGCAGACGTCGATGCCGGCAAGCGGGCGATTGCTGCGCTAAAGAGTTCAGGCCAGTCCAGGCGAGACGCGCAGCCAGATAGTCCGAACTTCGCCAGTTGGACTCCCGAGGGCAGGGGGAGCGTGGACGGCGCTTCCAGCAGCTCGCCCAGGGCCGCGCTTAACGGCGCGCGCCCTGCAACGGCCGTGACGACGTCGTTCATCGTTGCGGCATCGACCGGGCCGAGCGATCCGCGATGCGGTTCCTTGAGATCGATCAAATCCGCGCCCGCGGCGAGCGCGTAGAGTGCTTCGTGACGGTCGCGCACGCTGACGAGCAGGCCCGTGCTCATTATTGGGCCTGCGTGGCTTTGAGATTGGCTTGTGCTTCGGCCAAACGCGTATTGAGCCGGGTCACGAGCGCCAGCGACAAGGGTTCGCACCAAGTGCCCCGAATCGTGACGTAATGATTGCACCACGAGCCGAGGGCCGGTTTGACTTCGCGCTGTGCGTAGTCGGTTGCGCGATCGGCCAAGCGGATGACGACGGTCGAGACCTGCGAAGCCGAGGGCTCGTCTTTGCGCAGGTAGCTGGCACCCTGTCCCATGAGAAAGCCCTCGACCAGCGGCAGCGGCACGCGAAACGGCGGACCGGAGCGCATATAGAACAGGACCTCGTCGCCGCGCAAAGCGATTCTGGGTTGGCGCAATTGCAGAACGAAGGCGATCGTGAGTAGCACGGCCGCGGTGGTGACCGCGATGCCGAGGTAGCGGGCCCACAGCATGGTCGGCGAAGCGAGCAGTAGTAACAGGATGCCGCAAATCAGGCCGAATACGGGGAAAATCAGCGCAAACAGGATCGCGCGACGATTCGTGTGCAACCAGACTTCGGACATCGAGCGATTGGCTAGAAAATGGTTCCGATTTTCACGCAGCCGGCGGACTGCCGGTCACGAATGTTAACAAATCGAGGCCTGCTTCGCACGGCCGGGGCAGGCTTGCGGGCTGTCATGTACGGCCAGCGAATTCGATTCTCGCCCGGACTCATCCACGCGGCGCGAACATGATCACCGCCATTCCGGCCAGGCAGAGCGCCAAGCCGAGATAGTCCCATCGCGCGGGCCGGATCCCATCAACGGCCCACAGCCAGCAAATCGCGACGGTGACGTAAACACCGCCATAGGCCGCGTAGATTCTGCCCGCGGCTTCGGGGTGCAGCGTGAGGAGCCAAGAGAAGATCGCCAGGCTCAGTGCCGCAGGCACCAGCAGCCATGCCGAACGGCCCTGCCGTATCCACAGATACGGCAAATAGCAGCCGACAATCTCGGCGACGGCGGTGACTACAAACAGGCCAGTTGTCGTCACGATTTGCTGAGCAGTCATGGGAGCAAGTGGTGCGGGGCGGAGTGGGTTCTTGATGGCAGTTATTCTACTTGCCCTTCGTCGCGATCTCAAAATTGACACTGTTTCAAAAAGGGGCGTTGAAGCTGCGGCGCGACGGCTGGAGTTTCCCGAGATTGCGGTTATCGTATTAGCAAGATTCGAGGCACAATCGGTGCGCAGCGCGCGTGCCGGCGTCGAGGCGAGCGACGGAATGCCTGATCGAAAGCCGCCGGTTTCCGTAATCTCTGCGCCACAGCGCAGGCGGTTAACCGCGATGCCACTTGCCGACCTAGCACTGACATGACAAACGAGCCTGCCGCCGTCTCCGATTCTTCGCGCACGGTCATTTATTCCTTAGCAGCGATCCTCTGCCTGTACGCGGGAAGTGTTGTACTGGGACTGCCGCAGCAGGGCACGGCGCTGACGATTGGCCATGCGGCCGAGGGCCACGGCGAGCACGCTGCTGAGCGAGACGGCGCAGCGGCTCACGATGCCGGGCAGTTGGCAACGCCGCCTGGTTATTTCATGGTGCTGCCGTTTGCGCTCTTGTTGGGGGCGATTGCGGTATTTCCGCTTGCGCACGTGACTGAGCATTGGTGGGAAAGCAACCTGCACCGCTTTTACGTGGCGGCGGGGCTCGGGCTGTTTACGCTTGCATACTA is a window encoding:
- a CDS encoding tetratricopeptide repeat protein, yielding MVDRVTAFTAAPLTDEARAATSPRRAPWQTLLGAGAIVLMIVATYAPVWHAGFIWDDEANVIDNTTLRSVDGLRQMWLVPRSIQQYYPLMYTTYWVEYQLWGLQPLGYHLVNISLHAVAALLVWRLLVRLKVPGAWFAAAIFAVHPVEVESVAWVTERKNVLSLSLALLSMLAYFRFAPLAPLQSEQTPTARRCAWYAAAFALFALALFAKTVVVTLPAVLLVIYWWKRGTVSPKVVLALVPFFALSVVMGLVTKYMETDHVGAYGEEWNLSPTARLLLAGRSLWFYVEKLVWPAPLAFFYPRFALDTYVWWQYLFPLAAIVAPLGLLAGRARLGRGPAAAALIYAGVMLPMLGFFNIYYMRFAQVSDHFQYHASVALIALAAAGFAILFERLAPAGRNFATVGATGLLFVLAVLSYRQTFIYHDLDTLYRDTIIKNPSGWAAYANLSSHVDSLGRHNEALDLAREALRLNPSEPNVHNNIGVFLFNDALRRGSPSAQIDEAIAHLRDTLQIDPERIEARKNLARALIVTGHTDEAIEEFSAALHTNPHLADIHFDLANALVGRDQLPAAAQHYEEAVRLQPGYVEALQNLGAVYFKMGAPARAIPYFEQVLRIQPDNAAARANLEQASAVIHGPMP
- a CDS encoding tetratricopeptide repeat protein: MRALVPAACALFLITNSTTAYTTDPQIGDTVFWKDGAKAHDGNRAIDINLVPFPATVEAVNGNWLWVGRAWLNKRDVQTADQALADVSGKLLGRASPSAYAKRAIVWLAKEDFPKALADCDQAIGLDPKFAEAYYARGNVWFTEGDIVKASRDFSEAISLDPKNALSHLNRGHTWLAKWDCDRAIEDYSKCIRLDANSAAGYVGRAAAHFTKREFGKATKDCTQAIKLDPKCAAPYVIRGSASFAQGAPDEAIKDATKAISLDPQFGSAYIVRGLAHMANRDYDNAIEDYGEAIRINREDHRSYSNRGVARNSFGELFNGFQDFSQRAAADRSDAIPYFDRGIAWDDKGNADQAIADYTEAIRIDPTYAHAYVNRGCAWETKGDVEKAIQDYNEAIRLAPDDARAYNNRGLAWVAKKDQDRAIDDYTTALKIDSRYAKAYFNRGLEFEKRGDHDAAIRDCTSAINLEPNNAAAYRIRGDAWCKNRQLDNAIRDYTEAIKLDPKRVSAYGTRGWAFGEKGDYDAAIKDYTEVIRFDPTLIHAYFNRATAFYDRGVARNVNKDLEAAIEDYTEAVRIDPQFARAIVGRAHVWCKKNEFDKAVADYSLAIEIDPTDALAYNNRGLVRSTKGEFDKALEDYAQGIRIDPTHSSCFRRLAWLRATCPDPQFRNGDEAILMATKSCELTGWKGFYDLDILAAAYAEKGDFENAVQWESKALELATEETEKQVGRERLELYTAGKPYRDQIKK
- a CDS encoding serine hydrolase encodes the protein MMKSYWDFSIVLCGLALVPGLDATALGQQEPRGQVESSSRRPDSQPVPGPAASESAAGEVPVAPVVNAVVRPWMAKNQAPGVIVVVRREGKTHFFPLGMADAARGRPVTADTIFELASVTKVFTTTSLAMEVEAGRMRLKDSVAQYIPALRGGGDIRDVTLEELATHTSSLPRTPGVKEPPQGWNKQHVLQWAARWRAPYPPGTKSLYSNVALGILGFAIAEREERPLLAVWREQFLGPLGMRNTFFEIPAEARPLVAQGYGPQGKPVPHDPIGGWPGGGRLSSSGRDMAEFLTANMNETRNVPAITSAMQFAQRPFFAASEKMTQGLCWQRVQLQGQLVIDKNGGLTGTSTYIGMLPEHHTGVVVMANRGKCQATAVGRKLLMALIAREHDEATPDEE
- a CDS encoding PilZ domain-containing protein, with product MPFEIQELRSFGNALHPLLVEARANDQRDDRWGIRYPFFRAVSIVGTHGEQYGAFSRDISASGIGLLHTTEIPTGVVDIRISSARGCVMNVPTRIFWCQSCGEGWYISGGRFLGVPTVDG
- a CDS encoding ammonium transporter, which gives rise to METRLSALVLCLVLLAPSIALMPVAAHAQDAAPAAEAPPADAAAAPAPNLPPYFTAITPPDAEGKEQAPFWPDAGGGKSGSWAVPSGDTAGGGDVPEKLTIPDIYDRVAHNLYSINMVWMLLAGFLVMFMQAGFMLVETGLCRAKNAGHTSAMNLLVYPLGCITFWAYGFAIGWGNWYNAPVAPGWYSPLGPGTSVLNGGIGIEEDSATPGIYKYGLLGTKGFFLHGMDDTAVMALFFFMMVFMDTTATIPTGAMAERWAWKNFCLFGLWVALPYCIYANWVWGGGWLAQSGKNWGLGHGAVDFAGSGVVHAMGGIIALAGAMVIGPRIGKYINGKPQAMPAHHIPMVVCGTFILAFGWFGFNPGSTLAGTDLRISIVVVNTMLAGVAGCLASMLTMQLQGMKPDPSMMCNGMLAGLVAITAPCAFVDSWAAVVIGGLAGIIVVFSVFFWDKRGIDDPVGAISVHGVNGIWGLISLGIFANGKYGGGWNGVVREKFTENGMDGVRGALFGDVSQLWAQLLDAAVVAVFGFIMAYAWFKISNLITPIRVPAEVELEGLDVPEMGAHGYPDFSLTSHGTTS